GCATCCTTTATAAACCTTTCCGTGTTGCGCAGGCAACGGGCTCGTAGCTCAGCGGTTAGAGCAGGGGACTCATAATCCCTTGGTCGTAGGTTCGAACCCTACCGGGCCTACCAAGTTTAAACCCCTTGATCCTCTAAGGTTCAAGGGGTTTTTATTATGTTCGGAATGGCAATTTTAGAGGCTTCCGAAATGTCGAAAAACGGTTAAATAACGGTCAAAAACGACCGAAAAATACGTTTTTTGATTGGATAATGGGTATAGTTTTTGACATGGCGAAAGCTCCGAAATTTGAGGTTCAGGCAACTCGGAATGGACTGTTTGCAATCTGTATTCCATCAAATATGTCTTCATCGGGGAAGGGCGGGAAAAGATATTTTAAAAAGAAGTCTGATGCTCTTGATGCACAGACAGGACTTAGGCGTCGCCTCAACCCTTGATCGCAGGTTCGAATTCTACCGGGGATAAAGCTCGTAAATAACTTAACCATAACGGATTAATATTTTTTCTTTTCTCTTTTCCGAGGCGATGTCAAAATGAATCGGGCATTGAGAGATGTACTATGTCATGTTTGACATGTATATTTATTAAGGACTTCAGACTTACCAAGGCTGCGTGCTTCCAGAAGGTTTTTTCATTTCCTACGTAACAGGTACACGCAGTCAGGGAAAGGGGAAATTTCTCATCCGATGGGTTATTAGTGCTTTGACGGATCAAGCTGGGAATGATATCTTATGTAACCTCTCTACTAGAAGAGGATGGTGAAATTCGGGAATCACACCGAATGAACTAGATTTTCGTGAAAAGGTGTAACCAACCGAACATGAGTTACGTCTAGATAGCGAATCCCAACACAATCAAACGCCATGAACGATAATAAAGAAGAAATCAAGATGGATGAGCTCGACGGAATCGTCGGAGGTTCGATGACCGCGACATTGACTCCTTGGACGAACAAGGATGGAATCCCTTGCATTAAGATTGAAGTAACAGGAGGTTCCAGTGTTGGTCACTTGACGATCAAAGCTTCCGACCTTGATAAATACAAGGAACGCCATTCCGACTGGACGTTCAAAATGAACCAGTAGCGTTGCTGCTGAATCCAGCCATCTATATCAGGAGGTAATGGAGAAATCCATTCCTCCTTTTTTTGGTATCTACGGGTTGGCAGGAGCATTAATCACATGTCAAGCTATTCACTATCTGCATATTGCACTGGTGAATCCGATGTTTTCAATCAAGCTTGTTTGAAAGATAGTTCGACAGGCAATCAATTGTCCACAAGCTATTTTCTAGAATCTACGGACTCCTTGTCTATTTTGCAACTGTGTTTCTTTCTCTGCTCAGTTGAAGGTAGATTTTTCAGGTTTTTGATTCCTAATTCTCTCCTGATGTTGGTATTGCCCGTGGAGATGAATCCCCAGCCGCGTTTATTGAAGGCCGGAGTGGGGCCGGAATTGGGCATTCTGGCATTGCCGAGGGATGGAAAGACGAGTGTTGTTCCTAAAGTTTCCGGGGAAAGGAGAATGTGAGGATGACTTCCGGCGATGATGTCGAAACCGGCGGCAGCAAGCCGGCGAGCGCATTCCGTTTGAGCTGGGGTGTATTTGTCTGTGTTTTCTCTTCCCCAGTGGATCATGATGATATTCATATCCGTCCGGTTTTTCCATGAGAGGACGGATTCGAGTAAGACTGCCTGATCTTGCGGAAGTCTTGCCAGATGGATAGTCGGAGAAACAGGTGGATTCAGAGCTTCGTCGTGAGCTGCTCCCCAGACGGCAATCGTGCGTTCCCCGATGCGAACGATGGCGGGCGAAAGGGCTTCTTTGACGGTGGTGCCTGCTCCGACTGTTTGAATGCCCGCATTGTTTAGGTAGCGGATATTTTGGAGAAGACTCTGTGGGCCTCCGTCTTCCGAATGATTGTTGGCGAGTGAGGCGACACGGACTCCGGCTTGTTTGAGCAGGGCAACCTGGCGTTCTGGAGTGGAGAGAAAGGTGTATTTCCTTCCCTGTGGAACATCCTCCCGAGAACATGCGATACTTCCTTCGACATTAGCCATTACCAGGTTGTAATTTTGCAGGGAGTGGCACAGTCTGTCCCAGAGGGTATCTTCTCCGATTGCTACCACGTCACCGAGAAGGGCGATGCTAACTCCGGGTTCAGTATCTCCCAGCGTCCAGACCGAGTGGGAAAAACGTTTGTAGCGCTTCCGGAAGTCGGCCAGTGTCAGAATTTCCGGTTGCCCGGAGAGATGATGGATGACGAGATCTTCCTGTCCCAGGGAACCGAGCGGTGGTTTGTCTTGCCACAAGGCGGCGGAGTGGTTGACGGCATCCACAACAAGACCTGTAGATTGTTCTTCCGGGGTAAAGGGGATTCTGGTGTCTTCAGTCTGCAAATTGCCGAGGAGGCGCATGTACCGGGTGAGTTCCCGGGGACTGCTCCAGGGGATACGGTGGCCGTTTCTTCTCCAGGCGTAACAGATCATGTTGGCACAGTCATTGCCTAGCCCGGTGCCTGCAATCCATTGTCCCATGTACGGAATACTGCCGGCCCCATACATGTAGGGCGTGCCGAATTGCTCGGATAGGGCGGAGTGGAACCCCTCTCCCTCGGTGATGGCGATTGTAGCGGGCAGGCTTTCCCAAACCTGGCTTCCGGCCAGTATGGCGACTTTCCACCACGAGCGCCCCAGCGTGATGCCGCGCCTCCAAGTGTCGTTGTCCAGGAAAGGATCCTCGGTTTCCGCGACGAATTGTTCTTTCCAGAGGATACAGTTTCCGGCATGTCCGGTGAAACTGGCCCCCTTGCTGTCTTCCGGCTTGAGATTGGCTATGGAGGCAACTGGGGTGAGACGGTACCAGCGGTAACGCCGGGGGATGACAGGAAGATCGTAGATGTCTCCGGCTTCCAGATGGTGGCGTTGCCCGGCATCCATGCGCCATGTCCCGTCCAGCGACGCTTGTATATCCGTGAGGCCGACTTTCGGCACTGTTTTTTTGTGGGATTCGAGGATGTTTTCCCACGTTACATCCGGCCGGGCGGAGGAGAAGCGGCTGCGGTGTGCGGCCAACAATGCCCACAGGGAATCTGGTGCCTGTTTCCAATCCAGCTGCGGGATGGATTTTCCCTGCTTTTTGAAACTGGTTGCCATACGCGAAGTATCCTTTTCCGGCAATGGACACCCGTTGAGCAGAACATGTGCCGGATGGGTCTGAAGTGAAAGCCGGATAGCTTTTTCCCAAAGCCGCCAAGCGGTTGCATCATCCTTGTGCCATGGGCGGGAAAGACAGATGCTGATGGCACACAGGTTGTATAGTCCGGTGACCTGTTTCCAGCATTCTTCCAAGGCTTCTTCCGGGTGGAAAGCGTTGGCGAAAGCATCCAGATCGATGCTTGCCAGCCACGGCAGACCTTGGTCATTGGGCAATTCTTCCCAGCGAGAGATGGTTTTCCATCGCTTGCTTAATGAGCCGCATTCCCGAGGATCGATTTCGAGACGACCGTCCAGATAGGCGACGGCGTCCTGTGTCAATTCGTCAGGGGTCTGGTTCTGCAGTAATTCCTTTGCCGGCATCCAGTAAACGGAGGCAACTGGACGCGGCATCAGAGGTTCCAGCCAGTTGTAGCATTGGATACGTCCTTCTTTTCTCCATTGGTCGAGACGCCGTGCCCGTTGCCTGAGATTGCTTATGCTTAGGACACCGTCGCGGATGGCATCGGAATTGGTCGCAGCATTGGAATCCGGATGGGCATCAACGAGCAGAAGCCTGTAATCCCGTGTACGGTCTGTTGTTTCCGTAAAGAAGGTGAAACTGCCAGTATGGCTTTGTTCCAGATAAATTACCGGCACAGCGGCATATGAACCCCATATCCATGCTACTGCGAGTAGGGAAAAGAGACGGCGCATGGTCAACGGCAGGGGGGAAGATGGGGCTTTTGTGAGAGTTTGCGATAGAGTTTCAGATTCGAAATGCCAGTCTGCTTTAGGCCTTTTGGGTTGTGATAGACGGATTTGATGACAAGTTTGAGGGAGGAGATTTTGAATGGACAATCATTCAGGGAAATCCAGCGATCTATTGGTTCCTCGCTGGATTCAAACCTGACGGGGCGTTGCCAGGTCCCACCATTGACAATGACTTGCATGGTTTCGATGTTGTCGTAATTGCGATTTTGTTCGGCTGGTTTTCCATTGCCCTGATTGTTTGGACCAAGGACTCCGGGATAGAGAGAGATGGCTCCGATACGGGCGGGTTCCGGAAGGGTGATCGTGAGAGATTCTTCTCGTTCCGGAGTCATAGGTTCACTGATCCATGTTCGAGAGTTGTTTGGTTTGTAGAGGAAATTGAAGGTCTTGTTCAATTTCACAGCTTTGTTTGCCATGGAAGAGACGGTGATTTTGGATGAACCAATGTCCATGCCTTTGTACCATTTGCCCAAGCGGTTGAAGACGTAAGCGCTGTTGGTCGTTTGTTCCCAGTCGTTACTGAAACCATCCCCTTGGTAGTGAGATCCCATCTCGGGAAGAACCTGGATGATAATGTCGTCCTTCAAACCGGGCTTGAGGTTGTCGAATTGCCAGATCCAACTGTGACCGGAACGTTTGAAGCGATTGACGGGGGATTTGAAGACGACTTCGTCGGTATCGACTGAACGAGCTCTGATGGTGATGCTGCCCCGTTTGATTGGCCCGTTCCAGACGGCGGCTGTGGAGAGGCGATACACCATATTCCGAGGGACGACGGTTATATTTTCGCTGACGCTGTAATCACTCTCCTTGATGTGCTTCATTTTGGTTTCTATGACCAATTCCGCTTGTTCATGTGCTTGCAGTTCCATGGTGGAAACAATCCAGCCATACATGGATAGATTGGCTGTTTTATCTTCTTCAAGGGGGACGGATTGTAGTTGCAATTCGTTTGGCAGCTCTTTTCCGTTCAGGCTGGCTTTGTAAGCTAGGACAGGATTGTCCGAGGGGCGTTTCGATGAGTCGGAGATGGAAGAAATATATTGTACGTCCGGATTTGCTTGGGTTTCAACTGGGAAGCCGAAACGGACGGTGACGGGGGCATTCGTTGTGTTCCTGAGCTTGTATTTGACATGAATATCGGCGTAAGTGTTCCACAATTCGATGACAAGGTCTTCCTCTTCCATGGCAACCTGGCTGACTCCTTCGAGCTCGAAGGGCAGGACATTGCCTCCCCCTCCTCCTTCCGGACTGTTGTAGCCTCCCCCATTGCCCAAGGCACAGGGAACAAGCGAAAGCCCCGCCAACAGGAGGCCGAGGAAAAGTTTCTCCAACATATTAATCTACGGATTAATGTGAAATTGAGGAAAGAAGCAAGACAAAATGAAGATGATTTTGAGAATGGAAGCTCAGGACTGCGTTCCTTTGAGATTGAAATGGGAGAATAATTGTAATATGTTTTCTCCAGCATTAATTTACAGATCATGTCGCTGCGTTCCATTCTCCTGACTTCCTGTTCCGTGTTGCTGTGTGCATCCGCTTTTGCGGCTATCCCCGGTAATGCTCAGAAGGCCCCTGTGCCGGAACCGGTTCCTTTCAAGCCTCGGGCGATCGATCTGGACTTTTGTCCCGGTGGCATTGCTCTGGATGGCGACACTCTCTACATTGCCGTCGTGGGGCAGGAACCGAAAACCGGAGAGAAGGATGAGGACGGTGGCGTGGCAAAACTCAATCTTGCCGATGAAAATGCCAAACCGGAGATGATTACCGAAAAGGGGTTGTACAACAGTCCTACGGGAATTTGCGTTCAGGGTGACTACCTCTGCCTCAGTGATGTGGACAATGTGTATATCATCAATAAGAAGAATGCGGATCTTGATGGCGGGATCAGCGTTTCCCTGGATTTGCCGATGAAGCAACTCGACGGCATTACGTCGTTGGGCGATGGACGCGTGATTGTGGCAAGCCGTGACCTGAATAAGATTTACATTGGCGATATTCGTTCCAAAACTTTCGCGGAAATTGTGACGAAGGAACCGCTCCATGCTCCCAGCGGCGTTTTCTGGGACAAGGAGAACAAGATTCTCTACGTGGTGGAAGATGCCACGGAAACCGTCAACAAAAAGGAGAAACCGTCTGGCCGCATTTTGGCCGTCGATATTACTTACGGGACCGTGACGGAGATGGAAGGCATGGCAGGCAAGAAACTTCGTGGAGAATACGGAGCGGTCGCCAGTGATGGCAAGATGCTGTATTTCAGTGATAATTCCAAGGAAGGGTTCCCGGAATCCCTCCAGCGTTTGGATCTGAAGATCAGGCGTACAACGAATGTGGCTCCTCTGGCGATGAAGGGGATTTCCCATTTCCTCATCCATGGCAATCAGTTGATTGTACCGGCGATGAAGGACAAAAAAATCTACATTTTCTACATCAAGAAATAGGAAGCTTCTCTCGTTTCCTCTTGCTCTTTCCCTCTTCTCTGGGAAGGGAAAGGTGGCGTTTTTTCTTCATGACAGGCGGGAAGTGTTGCGTTTGGCATTTGCAAATGTCTGGCCCGGAATGTATCATCACGGGCATGCAACAGTCGTATTGTTCCAGCCTGTACAGGTACCAACGCCGGACTACACGCGAGGTGATGGTCGGAAATGTCGGAATCGGAGGAGGGAATCCCATTCGCATCCAGTCCATGCTGACGTCCGACACACGGGATACGGAGGCATGCGTGCGCGAAGCCTTGCAATTGGCTGATGCCGGATGTGAAATTATCCGTCTGACAGCCCAGACTAAAGTATTTGCCGCTAATCTGGAACATATCTCCCGCGAACTGAGAAGGGCCGGATGCTCGGCTCCTTTGGTGGCGGATATTCATTTCAAACCGGATGCTGCGATGGAAGCGGCTAAGTGGGTGGAGAAGATCAGGATCAATCCGGGTAATTTTATCGATAAAAAGAAGTTTGAAGTTCGCGACTACACGGACGATGAGTATGAAGCCGAGCTGGATCGTGTCCGGAAGGAGTTTACTCCGCTCGTTCAGTTTTGCAAGGAACACGGTCGTGCCATGCGTATCGGTTCCAACCATGGTTCGTTGTCCGACCGTATCCTGAACCGTTATGGCGATACTCCGGAGGGGATGGTGGAAAGCGCCTTGGAATTCGCGCGTATTGCTCGTGACCTGGACTATCATCAGTTGGTTTTTTCAATGAAATCCTCGAACGTAAAGGTGATGATAGCGGCTTATCGTTTGCTCGTCCGACGCCTGTACGAGATGGGGGACGATTGGAATTATCCGATCCACCTGGGCGTGACGGAGGCCGGTGGCGGCGAAGACGGACGGATTAAGAGTGCGGTGGGCATCGGTTCTCTGCTTCAGGACGGCATTGGGGATACCTTGCGTGTTTCCCTGACGGAGGACGCTGTGTGCGAAGTCCCTGTCGCTTTTGCTCTTGCAGCCCCGTTCCAGCCCTCCGTGAAGGCGGATTCTCCCGAACTGCCTGTCGCAGAACCTCCCGCTCCGTTCGATCCTTATGCCTACGAACGCCGCATGGCCGGGCTGGCAATGTGTTATGGTGTCCGTCTCGGGTGGGACAATCCCGTCCGGGTAGCTCTGCCCCATGAGGCCTTTGACGTGCTTTCGCGCGAACGCGATGCCTTGGGTGAGTTTATCCCGGAACTGGATCTCGACAGGCTGGAACCCGTTGCTGTCGATCCTCTGGATGATGAAGCTGTCGAACAATTGACGGAACTGCCAGAACCTACCGTGGTGACTGTGAAGGACGGTTGCCCAATGGATGTTGCCGATGCCTTCCGACTGCTGGCGGCACGGATTGAAGGGCGTCATCCGATCTTGCTGAAGGATACTCTTTCCCCGGATTCTTCACCGGGCGGAGAGTTGGCCTTGTTGCAGGCCGCCCGTGCTATCGGGAGTTTGTTGAGCGACGGCATTGGGGACGCGGTGCTTGTCCAGGGAGAAAAGGATCCCCATGCGGCTTTGTTCCTTTCCTACAATATTCTTCAGGCAAGCGGTTCCCGTCTGACGAAAGCTGACTATGTGTCCTGTCCATCCTGCGGGAGAACCTTGTACAACATTCAGGAAGCTACGGCGCGCATCAAGGCTGCAACCGGACATCTGAAGGGGGTGAAAATCGCTGTGATGGGGTGCATTGTCAATGGCCCGGGCGAGATGGCCGATGCCGACTTCGGCTATGTGGGCGGTGCCCCCGGCAAGATCAATTTGTATGTGAAGAAGGAGCCGATCCGATTTAACATTCCTCAGGAGGAAGCCGTGGACTGCCTGGTCGATTTGATCCGGGAACATGGACGCTGGGTGGATCCCGCTTCCTGAGGAGGATTTCTCTATGGGAAACACGGACATGGTTGCACCGGAACAGGATGATGCTCCTTCCTTGTTGATTAGCGGGGGAAATGGAGGGCTGGCCCGGTGTGTGCGGCAGTTTTTTGGGGATCGCGGCTGGCGTGTTGTGGCGCCTTCCCGTATGGAACTGGATGTGCGTGATTGTGTGGGAGTAGAGGAGTTTGTGGCTTCGCATGGTTCCTTCGATTGCGTGATCTGCAATGCGGGAATAACGGGAGACCAGTTGCTGATGCGCCAGTCGGAGACCCGCTGGGATGAAATCATGGATGTGAATTTGCGTGGTGCTGCCTGGTGTGCCGCAAGTGCCGCCCGTGGCATGAAACGTGTGCGGAAACCGGGCAGTATTGTCCTTGTCGGATCTTATACTGCTTTGCACCCGGGCGCCGGACAGGCTCTTTATGCTGCTTCCAAGGCTGCTTTGGTGGGCCTCATGAAATCTCTTGCCCGCGAATGGGGTGGGGACGGTATCCGCGTCAATCTGGTGCTTCCCGGTTTTATGGAGACTCCGATGACAGAGAGATTACCGGATCATGTGTTTGAGAGAGCCCGGAAAAAACATGTGCTGGGCGCTTTCAACACTCCGTCCCATGCGGCGGAGTTTCTGTATTTCCTGCACGCATCCATGCCGTTGACCTCGGGACAGGTCTTTTCCCTGGATAGCCGGATTTTGTAAAACTCCTGCCAAGTGTGCTGCATGGGTTATTTGGATAGCCTGAGCACGGGGGCTGTTTTGCCTTTCAGGGCTTCCGGAGTCAGGATAATGCCTTCCGGCGTAATATCCGGAGCAGGGGAGCCGTCCAGGAATTCGGCTTTGGAAAATCCCTTGGGCATGGGGATGACGAGGGCTTCCTTGCGTTCCTGGGAGGAGGGCTGCATGATGAACAGATAGGTGTTTTTGCCTTTGGTCGTGGCGGCAACTCCTTCGGGGAGGTCTGGAATGGAAACCGGACGCGTTTCATAGACGGCTTCACCATGAATCCTCAACCAGGATCCGACTCCTTTCATGGCCAGGGAAATGGCCATGGGGATAGTGCCGTCCGCCTGAGGGTTGACATTCAACAGGAGATTACCCCCTTTGACAGTACATTCGGCTAGCTTTAGAACGAGTTCGTCTTTGCTCTTGATATTGGTATCATGGCGGTTGTATCCCCATTTGTCGCCGATAGTCATGCACGCTTCCCAGTCGATTCCGGAATAGCCTTCCGTAGGGATACTCTTTTCTGGAGTTGTGAAATCTCCGCAGCGCAGGTCAAGCCCGTCGAGTTTGGTCAGTCCGAGGCCGGTGAACGAGTAGAGGCGGTTGTTCATGATGATGCCGGGTTGGAGCTTGCGGGCCATCTTGATGAGTTCCGGAGCGTTCCATCCCGTTTTCCCTTGCATGTCTCCCTGGGAGTAGTCCCACCAGATGACATCGACTTTGCCGTAATTGGAGAGGAGCTCTTTGACTTGGGCCTGGAGGTATTTCTTGTAAGCCTCCTGATCCCGGGGAATTTGTTTGGATTCCAGCATGGCGGCCTGCTGCTTGGGATAGCACAGGTCGGGACAGATTGTGTAGTCGTAGGAAGGGTGGTGCCAGTCGATGACGGAATGGTAAAGGCCGATACGGATGTTTTTGGCACGGAAGGCATCGGCATATTCTTTGACGAGGTCTCGTCCGCTCTTGTGGTCGAAGGCATCGAAGTCGGAGACGTCACTCTTGAAGAGGGCGAAGCCGTCGTGGTGTTTGGTCGTCATGACGGCATAGCGGCAGCCGGCCGCTTCGGCGAGTTCGGCCCATTCTTGGGCGAAATTCTCTTTGGGTTGGAAAAGAGGCAGAGCTTCCGCTGCGTAGGTGTCGGTGTCCAGTTCTGCGTTCTTCTGGATCCATTCCGATCCCATGGGCTTGCCCTTCCAGTCTCCGGCCAGTCCGGAGTAAAGTCCCCAGTGGATGAACATGCCGAACTTGGCATCGCGCCACCATTTCATGCGGGCATTGCGTTCTTCTTCGGATTCCGTATAGGCGGCGTGCTGGTCGTCGGATTTCCGAGGATCCGGGGCTGCTTGTTGTACGGCTGGTACGGGAGTTGCTTTGTCTTTTTGGACTGGCGTATCGTCAGCAATGCCCGGCAGCATCGCACAGAACAAGAGTGCCAGGAGAGCGGGGGCGGATGGATGCGGGCGGCATTTCATGGGAAAGGGGGAGGGAGATGATGGAAGGCGGTTTATATGGTATCCACGTTGGGATAGCTGCCGATGGTTTTGAGGATGGAACAGTTCTGTTCCACTTCTTTCAGCGCGCTCAGAAGGGGCTCTTCCCGGGAATGACCGACAATATCGACATGGAAGACGTATTCCCAGTTGACGACCTTGGATGGACGGGATTCGATGCGCGTCAGATCGATGTTGTAGCGGCGGAAAATGTCGAGAACCTTGACGAGCGTCCCCGGCTTGTGATTGATCTGGAAGAGAATGGATGTCCGGTCATTACCGGTGGGCTGGGTCTCCTGCTTGCCGATGATGGCGAAGCGCGTCGTGTTATTGCAGTTGTCCTGAATATCCTCCGCCAGCAGTTCGAGTCCGAAAAGTTCCGCACAAAGAGGGCTGGCAAGGGCTGCTGCTCCGTCCCCGGCATGTTCCTTGGCAATTTGGGCAGCCTTGGTGGACGAAGTGGTGGCGACAATGTCGGCTTCCGGGTAGTGGCGGTGCAGCCAGTTGCGTGTTTGCCCGAGGATCTGGGGGTGGGAATAGATGGTGGTGATCCTGTCTTTCGGCGCTGAGGAAATGAGACCGTTGCGGATGCGTAGGTGAATTTGCGAACAGATTTTGAGTGGAGATTGGACGAAAAGATCCATGACGGCTGTGACGGCACCCTCTGTGGAGTTTTCCACCGGGACGACTCCGTAATTGGCCTTGCCTCGGCTGACTGCGTCAAATATATCGGCAAAGTTCGGTTCCGGTATCAGTTCTACGCTATGACCGAATTGTTTGAGAGCCGCCTGGTGGGACCATGTACCGGGAGGCCCCAGATAGGCGACGCGGATATTGCCTTCAAGCAGGAGGCCGCAGGAGATGATTTCCCTGTAGATGGAATAAAGCGCTTCCTTGGGGAGGACGCCGTTGTTGAGTTTCTCCAGTTTCTGCATGAGCAACGCTTCTCTTTCCGGTACGGAAATCGGGGCGTTGCGGGCCTTTTTGTATTCGCCGACCTGGCGTACGAATTCGTATCTGTTTTTCAGCAGGTTGACAATTTGGGCATCAATGCCGTCGATGCTGTTGCGTAACTCGGAGAGATCCATGGAAAACTGACTGATGATGTGTGAAATTGGCAGATTGACGTCTGAGGCTGGCTCCCCGGGAGGAACTGCCGCAGAGTATAAAAAGAGCCTGTGGGTAATCAAGAGGAATCGGGCTTTGCCGGGACATGATGGCACTGATTCGTGCTCTTCCTTGGAAACGGGAAGGAAAACCTCCATGAATCGTGAAATTGGCAAGGGCTAAATTTTGAGATGAATGGGAAAATGTAGAGGATTCTTGGCGGCGCGTGGAGGATGTGGTAAGGTGAGAGCCTGATCAACCATGAGCAGGGCGTTAAAAAGGATTTTCGTGCATGGGTTCCCGTCGCTTTACGGCGGGGCGGGGACGGAGCTGCACCACCAGATGATCGTGTGGCGGAAGATGGGGATGGATGTCCACCTCATCCCGACCGGGGACGGTTTCTACCCGGAAGACCTTTATGTGGAACTGCTGCGGCTGGGGGTGGTCATCCACGCGGCGGACGACTGGACGGCTCTGGAGCCGGGCGACCCGGTGATGGGGTTCTGCAACAGCGAGTTTCTGGACGCCATCCCGGAGATCCGGAAACATACGAAGCGCACCGTCTTTGTGAACTGCATGACATGGCTCTTCGACAAGGAGAAGGAATTGATGAAGGAAGGGCTGATTGCCATGTTCCTTTACCAGAACGAGGAGGTGAGGCAGAAGAACATGCCCCTCCTGCAAGGGCTGAACGCGGACCCGTCCGTCCGGTTCATGACGTTTAAGCCGTACTTCCACAGCGACGCCTTCCCCTTTATTACGGAGAGGACGGACGAGTATTTCGGGTGCGGACGGATTTCCCGCCAGGACGCGGACAAGTTCGCCCGAAACACGCTGCAAATCTATGAATACTTCGTCTCCCCGGTGCCCAAGCGCGGCCTCTTCCTGGGATTCGACCACCGGAGCGAGGAGAAGATCGGCAAGCCCTACGACTGGATCAGGACGGCGCGGGACCAGACGGAAGTCTCCCAGCAGGAGTTTTACAAGCACTGCAAGATCGTGCTGCAACCCACGGACACGACGGAGAACTGGCCGCGCGTGGGCTTCGAGGCGATGGCCTCCGGCAGCGTGCTGATTGTCGATAACCGGGGCGGGTGGCGGCAGATGGTGGAGCACGGCAGGACCGGCTGGCTCTGCGACCATGAGAGGGACTTTATCTACTACGCCTCCCGGATGGCATACGAGCCGCACTGGCGCGACGACATGGCGGAGGCGGCGCGGGAGCGCGGCCTGGAACTCGGCGGGCTGGAAGCGTCATCCGCCAGTTGGGAGGAAGTGTTCGACGCGATGGCGAAGCTGCCCGAATAGGGACAGGAGGGCAGCGAGTCCCTACATCCGAAACCTTGGGTTCCCCTCAATGACACGAAACGAGCTTATGAACGAGAAGAAGAAAGTTTCCATCCTGGTGGGCATCTGTTCCGGCCAGGGGCTGGAGGAACGGCGCAATGCCGTGCGGGACTCCTGGCTCCGGCACCCGCAGGAGGGCGTGGAGTGCCTGTTCTTCATCGGCGGCGAAGCGGCGGAAGAGGAACGGGGCGATACCGTAGGGCTGGACGCCCCGGACACGTACAACGGGCTTCCGGCCAAGGTGCTGGCCTTCTTCCGCTACGGACTTGAGCACTACGACTTCGACTGGATTTTCAAGTGCGACGACGACACGTACCTGGACCTTTCCCGG
This is a stretch of genomic DNA from Akkermansia sp. N21116. It encodes these proteins:
- a CDS encoding glycosyltransferase encodes the protein MSRALKRIFVHGFPSLYGGAGTELHHQMIVWRKMGMDVHLIPTGDGFYPEDLYVELLRLGVVIHAADDWTALEPGDPVMGFCNSEFLDAIPEIRKHTKRTVFVNCMTWLFDKEKELMKEGLIAMFLYQNEEVRQKNMPLLQGLNADPSVRFMTFKPYFHSDAFPFITERTDEYFGCGRISRQDADKFARNTLQIYEYFVSPVPKRGLFLGFDHRSEEKIGKPYDWIRTARDQTEVSQQEFYKHCKIVLQPTDTTENWPRVGFEAMASGSVLIVDNRGGWRQMVEHGRTGWLCDHERDFIYYASRMAYEPHWRDDMAEAARERGLELGGLEASSASWEEVFDAMAKLPE
- a CDS encoding alpha-L-fucosidase, giving the protein MKCRPHPSAPALLALLFCAMLPGIADDTPVQKDKATPVPAVQQAAPDPRKSDDQHAAYTESEEERNARMKWWRDAKFGMFIHWGLYSGLAGDWKGKPMGSEWIQKNAELDTDTYAAEALPLFQPKENFAQEWAELAEAAGCRYAVMTTKHHDGFALFKSDVSDFDAFDHKSGRDLVKEYADAFRAKNIRIGLYHSVIDWHHPSYDYTICPDLCYPKQQAAMLESKQIPRDQEAYKKYLQAQVKELLSNYGKVDVIWWDYSQGDMQGKTGWNAPELIKMARKLQPGIIMNNRLYSFTGLGLTKLDGLDLRCGDFTTPEKSIPTEGYSGIDWEACMTIGDKWGYNRHDTNIKSKDELVLKLAECTVKGGNLLLNVNPQADGTIPMAISLAMKGVGSWLRIHGEAVYETRPVSIPDLPEGVAATTKGKNTYLFIMQPSSQERKEALVIPMPKGFSKAEFLDGSPAPDITPEGIILTPEALKGKTAPVLRLSK
- the pheA gene encoding prephenate dehydratase — protein: MDLSELRNSIDGIDAQIVNLLKNRYEFVRQVGEYKKARNAPISVPEREALLMQKLEKLNNGVLPKEALYSIYREIISCGLLLEGNIRVAYLGPPGTWSHQAALKQFGHSVELIPEPNFADIFDAVSRGKANYGVVPVENSTEGAVTAVMDLFVQSPLKICSQIHLRIRNGLISSAPKDRITTIYSHPQILGQTRNWLHRHYPEADIVATTSSTKAAQIAKEHAGDGAAALASPLCAELFGLELLAEDIQDNCNNTTRFAIIGKQETQPTGNDRTSILFQINHKPGTLVKVLDIFRRYNIDLTRIESRPSKVVNWEYVFHVDIVGHSREEPLLSALKEVEQNCSILKTIGSYPNVDTI